A window of the Penaeus vannamei isolate JL-2024 chromosome 19, ASM4276789v1, whole genome shotgun sequence genome harbors these coding sequences:
- the LOC138865028 gene encoding zinc finger protein 148-like: MFAKSTLSDANKKGTPRRKRTIVPKPFICKVCLSCFSKKYYLQVHYMNHTGERPHTCDICGKGFRMRWRVALHRRIHTGEKPYACPVCGFRANRKDNMYGHMRRRHGGVFPILDASGKNRKPATGPKKRRTWKRKSRRMPKKQAKELSQDLKPLASERDAFSSQNDEPLQNSQLVFQQSAYVLEQPHPAFPDTPSLQSLSSVKEDPLMIQPPLYVSTSLEPRVIRQSVLVSQPMCPAEHHAARVIFDDPELKKNGWRIRKAEIQLSKVPHSSDPARTPAAPCHVDVKEEPQETVDQCARPRREAASLGHIRLISMMLDEEDIKKEIGDEDAVPPTRRGPKKGRRGAHCKPFSRTPKCGDLFEPPVVWATEEDLLFTNDDTLMLEEDMDLLK; this comes from the coding sequence ATGTTCGCCAAGTCTACGTTATCAGATGCTAACAAAAAGGGAACTCCGCGTCGCAAGAGAACGATCGTGCCGAAGCCTTTTATTTGCAAAGTATGTCTCTCGTGTTTCTCCAAGAAATATTACCTCCAGGTCCACTACATGAACCACACTGGCGAGAGGCCCCACACGTGTGACATTTGCGGCAAGGGCTTCAGGATGCGGTGGCGTGTCGCCCTGCACCGAAGGATTCACACCGGCGAGAAGCCCTATGCGTGCCCCGTTTGCGGTTTTCGTGCCAACAGGAAAGATAACATGTACGGACACATGAGGAGGCGGCACGGCGGCGTTTTCCCCATCCTCGACGCCAGTGGAAAGAACAGAAAGCCCGCAACGGGACCAAAGAAGCGCCGCACTTGGAAGCGAAAGTCGAGGCGAATGCCAAAGAAGCAGGCGAAAGAACTCAGTCAGGACCTGAAGCCCCTAGCTTCAGAACGAGATGCATTCAGTTCCCAGAACGACGAACCACTCCAAAACTCCCAGTTGGTATTCCAGCAGTCCGCATACGTCTTGGAGCAGCCTCATCCGGCTTTTCCAGACACTCCTTCCCTGCAGAGTCTGTCTAGCGTAAAGGAAGATCCCTTAATGATACAACCACCGCTGTATGTATCCACTAGCTTGGAGCCTCGTGTCATTAGGCAATCTGTCTTAGTATCCCAACCGATGTGCCCTGCAGAGCACCATGCTGCCCGAGTAATTTTCGACGACCCAGAATTAAAGAAGAACGGTTGGCGTATACGCAAGGCCGAAATCCAGCTGTCTAAAGTGCCCCATAGTAGTGATCCAGCGCGCACACCCGCGGCTCCATGCCACGTCGATGTCAAAGAGGAACCACAAGAGACGGTAGACCAATGCGCTCGTCCTCGAAGGGAGGCGGCAAGTCTGGGCCACATACGTCTAATATCCATGATGCTCGACGAAGAGGACATCAAGAAGGAAATAGGCGACGAGGACGCGGTGCCACCGACAAGGCGTGGGCCGAAAAAGGGGAGGCGCGGCGCCCACTGCAAGCCGTTCTCCCGAACCCCGAAGTGCGGAGACCTCTTTGAGCCGCCTGTAGTTTGGGCGACCGAGGAGGACCTCCTCTTTACCAACGATGACACATTGATGCTGGAGGAAGATATGGATCTCCTAAAATAA